The sequence below is a genomic window from Terriglobia bacterium.
CGACCAGGTCAGACTGCGTTTCGAGCTCGAAAGCATCACAGAGAATACGACCTTCGTCCATCGCAAGCCTTACGGGGCACAATAACATTTTCATGCACCTGGGTGCACCCCCGGTGCATGGGAGACTGCGTTGAGATTTCGTCGTTGCGGCTGCGCCCCGCCGTGTATTTCAGGGTCCGATGAGCGTGTCCGGGCGCGTTCCCTGATCAAAAAGATCAATCCTTTTCGGCGCCGATCTCGTATCATCATCGAAACAACCTGTTCCGGAGGCCCCATGCGTCGCGTACTGTTCTGCGCATCACTGATATTTCTGCTGTCAACCAGCGGCTTGTTTTCGCAGGAGACGAACAAGTTCCGCATTCGTATCCGTTCGGCACTGACCGGTACGGAAGAATATGAGATCACCAGAACCACCGACGGCTATCACCTCACGGGCAAGTCCCACCTGGAGAGAGAAGGCTGGTCTATGGACGCTACCCACGAGCAGACGTTGGCGCCCGATCTGACGCTGATTCGCTATAAAATGCTGGCCGGAGGCAACCAGGTGATTGAAGCGTGGCGGGAGGCGGAAAATATCCAGATGAGAGTCAGCGCCGGCGGTCAGCAGGCGGCAAAATCTGTCCCCTTCACGTCCTCGATGATCGTGCTCGACAATATGGTCACGGCCCATTTCCAGGTGCTCTTGAATAGCCTGGCTGGGAAGCCCTCGACCACAAATACCTGGACATTTACATTTCTGGTCCCGCAGGCGCAGGCCGCGATTTCAGGCAAGATTTCCCGAGGCGGCGAGGAGCCGGCCAGCTTGAACGGCAAACCCGTCCGGGCACAGAAGTACACGGTGGAATTCGCCAACCTCATCGAGGAATTCTGGGCCGGCGCCACAACGAATGAGTTGATGCGGGTCTACGTGCCCGTTCAGGATGTCGAGTTGGTGCGCGAAGGTTTTTCGATGGCGCCAAAGGCCGAGCCGAAGGATTCAATCCCGGCGACTTTCGTGGAGCGCGCCATTGAATTCCCGAGCGGTTCGCTGAAGTTTCCGGCCACACTCTGTCTGCCGGCGAAGTTGACTGTTAGAGTGCCCATGGTTGTCCTCGTGCATGGTTCCGGACCGAACGATCGGGACGAAACCATTGGTCCCAACAAGCCATTCCGCGATCTCGCGCATGGTCTGGCGGCCTCCGGCATCGGCACATTGCGCTACGACAAGCGGACGCTCGCGTTCAAGGGGCAGCTTGATCCCAAGACATTGACAGTGGAAGAAGAGACTATCGCGGATGCTGTCGCGGCGCTGCAGTTTGTGCGCACGCTGGCCGAAGCCGATTCCGGGCATGTCTTCGTGCTGGGACACAGCCAGGGTGCCATGTTTGCCCCCGTCATTGCCGATCGGGCGCAGACGCAAGGCGCCATCCTGATGGCTGCGGCGGAACGTCCTCTCGATCAGGTGATTCCGGAGCAGCTCGCGTTCCAGCTCAAGCTCGGCGGCAGATCACAAGGGGAGATTGACGCCGAAATTGTTGAACTGAAGAAATCCTTTGCCCGCATCCGTTCCGGCGAAGCGAAGGATGATGAATTGGTATTTTTCGCCCGTGCATCCTACTGGCGTGACTTTTTCAGCCGTGATCCGCAGGCTTCGCTGAAAAACACGACAGTGCCGGTTCTGATACTCCAGGGCGGCAAGGATATCCAGGTTCTCAAGGTCGACTATGATCTGGCACAACAGGCGGTGGCAGCGAAGCCGCCGGAAATGCGAGAGGCGCACTTCTTTCCGAACCTCAATCACCTCTTCCTTCCTGTAGAGGGTCAATCCACGGGCGCAGAATATGGAGTTGCCGCGCGTATCCCGCAGGAAGTCATCGATACCATTGCGACCTGGATCAAGAAACGATCCGCTCCTTTACTCGCAGCGCAGCGCGATCAGCGGGTCGACCCGAGCTGCCCGCCTTGCGGGCAGATATCCGGCAAGCATTGCCACCACCGCGATCACCAGCACGGAGATTGAGAGGGTGACGGGGTCGAGAACGGCCAGGCCGACCAGAGAGCTTTCCACGAAGCGCCCGCAGGCAAGCGCGGCTGGAACTCCCAGGCTGATTCCCAGAACGACAAGGAGCATCGTCTCGCGCAGGACGCCGCCGAGGATGCGCCCCTGCTGCGCGCCGAGTGCCATGCGAATCCCGATCTCATGGGTCC
It includes:
- a CDS encoding lysophospholipase, with product MRRVLFCASLIFLLSTSGLFSQETNKFRIRIRSALTGTEEYEITRTTDGYHLTGKSHLEREGWSMDATHEQTLAPDLTLIRYKMLAGGNQVIEAWREAENIQMRVSAGGQQAAKSVPFTSSMIVLDNMVTAHFQVLLNSLAGKPSTTNTWTFTFLVPQAQAAISGKISRGGEEPASLNGKPVRAQKYTVEFANLIEEFWAGATTNELMRVYVPVQDVELVREGFSMAPKAEPKDSIPATFVERAIEFPSGSLKFPATLCLPAKLTVRVPMVVLVHGSGPNDRDETIGPNKPFRDLAHGLAASGIGTLRYDKRTLAFKGQLDPKTLTVEEETIADAVAALQFVRTLAEADSGHVFVLGHSQGAMFAPVIADRAQTQGAILMAAAERPLDQVIPEQLAFQLKLGGRSQGEIDAEIVELKKSFARIRSGEAKDDELVFFARASYWRDFFSRDPQASLKNTTVPVLILQGGKDIQVLKVDYDLAQQAVAAKPPEMREAHFFPNLNHLFLPVEGQSTGAEYGVAARIPQEVIDTIATWIKKRSAPLLAAQRDQRVDPSCPPCGQISGKHCHHRDHQHGD